GTGCGCGTGGCCTACACGGCCGGCGAGGCGATCGGGCCCGACCTGTTCAGCTTCTACCGCTCGATCGGCATCAACCTCAAGCAGCTGTACGGCTCCACCGAGACCGCGGTGTTCGTCTGCCTGCAGCCGGACGACCAGGCCCGGGCCGACACCGTGGGCGTGCCGATCCAGGGCGTGGAGATCAAGGTGGCCGACAACGGCGAGATCCTGGTGCGCTCGCCCGGGCTGCTCAAGGGCTACTACAAGAACCCGCAGGCCACGGCCGAGGTGCTGACCAACGACGGCTGGTACCACACCAGCGACGCCGGCTTCATCGACGGCCAGGGCCACCTGAAGATCATCGACCGCGTCAAGGACGTCGGCCGCATCAAGGGCGGTGCCAGCGACGGCGCCATGTTCGCGCCCAAGTACGTGGAGAACAAGCTCAAGTTCTTCCCGCACATCAAGGAAGCGGTGGCCTACGGCGACGGCCGCGAGAAGGTCTGCGTGATGGTCAACATCGACTTCGAGGCGGTGGGCAACTGGGCCGAGCGGCGCAACCTGCCCTACGCCGGCTACACCGACCTGGCGCAAAAGCCCGAGGTGTACGGCCTGATCAAGGAATGCGTCGAGAAGGTCAACGCCGACCTCGCGGCCGACGAGAAGCTGGCCGGCTCGCAGATCAGCCGCTTCCTGGTGCTGCACAAGGAGCTGGACGCCGACGACGGCGAGCTGACCCGAACCAACAAGGTCCGCCGCGGCTTCATCGCCGAGAAGTACCAGGCGCTGGTGGACGCCCTGTACGCCGGCAGGACCGAACAGTACGTGGAGACGCAGGTGAAATTCGAGGACGGCCGCACCGGCAAGGTGAGCGCGACGCTGAAGATCGCGGACGCGCGCACCTTCGAGCCGGTCCAGGTGGCGGCATGAACATGATGACCGACGTGGCGTCCGTGCTGGTGCAGGAACAGGAGCCCGAGCAGGCCGCCGCCCCGGCGCGCAAGCTCGGCGACGTGATCCTCGAGGTGCGCAACATCTCGCTGTCGTTCGGCGGGGTGAAGGCGCTGACCGACATCTCGTTCGACGTCCGCGAGCACGAGATCCGCGCCATCATCGGCCCCAACGGCGCCGGCAAGAGCTCCATGCTCAACTGCATCAACGGCGTGTACCAGCCACAGCAGGGCAGCATCACCTTCCGCGGCCGGACCTTCAGCCACATGAAAAGCCGGCAGGTGGCGGAGATGGGCTTTGCCCGCACCTTCCAGAACCTGGCCCTGTTCAAGGGCATGAGCGTGCTGGACAACATCATGACCGGCCGCAACCTGCGCATCCGCAGCAACCTGCTGCTGCAGGCGCTGCGCATCGGGCCGGCCGAGCGCGAGGAGATCCGCCACCGCGAGTACGTCGAGCGGATCATCGACTTCCTGGAGATCCAGGCGTACCGCAAGACCCCGGTGGGCCAGCTGCCCTACGGCCTGCAAAAGCGCGTCGACCTCGGCCGCGCGCTGGCGATGGAGCCGCAGGTGCTGCTGCTGGACGAGCCGATGGCCGGCATGAACCTGGAGGAAAAGCAGGACATGTGCCGCTTCGTGCTGGACGTGAATGACGAGTTCGGCACCACGGTGGTGCTGATCGAGCACGACATGGGGGTGGTGATGGACATCTCCGACCGCGTGGTGGTGCTGGACTACGGCAAGAAGATCGGCGATGGCGCGCCCGACGAAGTGCGCAGCAACCCCGACGTGATCAACGCCTACCTGGGCACCGCGCATTAAGGGAACCGAGACGCAATGGGATTCTTCCTCGAGACCCTGCTGGGCGGCCTGATGGCCGGCATGCTGTATTCGCTGGTGGCGCTGGGCTTCGTGCTCATCTTCAAGGCCTCCGGCGTCTTCAACTTCGCCCAGGGCGCGATGGTGCTGTTCGGCGCCCTGGCCATGGCGCGCTTTGCCGAATGGATCCCGGGCTGGACCGGCATCGAGAGCAAGCTGGTCGCCAACGTGGCGGCGTTCATGGTGGCCGGGGCCATCATGTTCGCGGTGGCCTGGCTGGTGGAGCGGCTGGTGCTGCGCCACCTGGTCAACCAAGAAGCGGCCACCCTGCTGATGGCGACGCTGGGCATCGCCTACTTTCTGGAGGGCGTCGGCCAGACGCTGTTCGGCAGCAACATCTACAAGATCGACATCGGCATGCCCAAGGATCCGGTGATCGCGTTCGACCAGGTGTTCGAGGGCGGCATCCTGATCAACAAGGAAGACCTGATCGCCGCTCTGATCGCCGCCGCGCTGGTGGCGCTGCTGACGGTGTTCTTCCAGAAGACCTCGACCGGCCGGGCGCTGCGCGCGGTGGCCGACGACCACCAGGCGGCCCAGTCGATCGGCATTCCGCTGTCGCGCATCTGGGTCATCGTCTGGTGCGTGGCCGGCATCGTGGCCCTGGTGGCCGGGATGATCTGGGGCAGCAAGCTGGGCGTGCAGTTCTCGCTGACCACGGTGGCGCTGCGCGCACTGCCGGTGCTGATCCTGGGCGGGCTGACCTCGGTGCCGGGCGCCATCATCGGCGGGCTGATCATCGGCGTCGGCGAGAAGCTGTCCGAGGTCTACATCGGCCCGCTGGTGGGCGGCGGCATCGAGATCTGGTTCGCCTACGTGCTGGCCCTGGGCTTCCTGCTGATCCGCCCGCAGGGGCTGTTCGGCGAAAAGATCATCGATCGAGTGTGACGGCCGGAGTTCGAGCCATGCTTTACAGAGAAAACGGCCAGTTCAAGACCAGCTACCGCGCCGACCAGCAGATCTTCCCGATCCAGCAGGACCGCATCTTCATCGGCCTGCTGCTGGCGGTGGCCTTCGTCGTGGTGCCGGGGCTGGCCAGCGACTACCTGTTCCGCGCCATCCTGATCCCGTTCCTGATCATGGCGCTGGCGGCGCTGGGCGTGAACATCCTGGTCGGCTACTGCGGCCAGATCTCGCTCGGCTCGGGCGCCTTCATGGCGGTGGGCGCCTACGGCGCCTACAACTTCTTCGTGCGCATCCCCGGCATGCCGCTGGTGCCGGCGATCCTGCTCGGCGGACTGTGCGCCACCGCCTTCGGCATCCTGTTCGGCCTGCCCAGCCTGCGCGTCAAGGGCCTGTACCTCGCGGTGGCCACGCTGGCGGCGCAGTTCTTCTCCGACTGGATGTTCCTGCGGGTGAAGTGGCTGCTGAACGACTCGCCCTCCGGTTCGGTCGGCGTGACCAACCTGCAGGTGCTGGGCTGGCCGATCGACAGCGCGGCGAGCCGGTACTGGTTCTGCCTGGTGTTCCTGGTGGTCATGGCCCTGCTCGCCAAGAACCTGGTGCGCAGCGCCATCGGCCGCGAATGGATGGCCATCCGCGACATGGACGTCGCCGCCGCGGTGATCGGCATCCGCCCGATGTACGCCAAGCTCAGCGCGTTCGCGGTCAGCTCCTTCGTCGTCGGCGTGGCCGGCGCGCTGTGGGCCTTCGTCTACCTCGGCACCTGGGAGCCGGCCGCGTTCTCGGTGGACCTGTCGTTCCGCCTGCTGTTCATGGTGATCATCGGCGGTCTGGGCTCGATCATGGGCGCCTTCTTCGGCGCGGCCTTCATCGTGGTGCTGCCGATCGTGCTCAACCAGGTGCTGCCGCTGCTCGCATCGCTGGTCGGCGTCGAGTTCTCGACCACCGCCGTGTCGCATGCCGAACTGATGATCTTCGGCGCGCTGATCGTCTGGTTCCTGGCGGTGGAGCCGCACGGCCTGGCCCGGCTGTGGTCCACCGGCAAGCAGAAGTTGCGGCTGTGGCCCTTCCCCCATTGATCGCGCGGATGCAAGCCAACGCCTTGCTCGCATTCACCGATGCGCCGGCAATCCGTCCCGGTTCCACTGACGCTTCCCGTTCGCTTCACCTCAGAAGGAGACATCCCATGAAGCTTCGTTCCCTCCTCGCGGCCGCCCTCGTGGCCGGCACCGCGCTGGCTTCGGCCCCCGCGGCGATCGCCCAGGCCAAGGAGCAGTTCTTCCCGCTGCTGTCCTACCGCACCGGGCCCTACGCGCCCAACGGCACGCCCTGGGCCAACGGCAAGCAGGACTACCTGAAGATGGTGATGGCGCGCGACGGCGGCATCAACGGCGTCAAGCTCACCTGGGAAGAGTGCGAGACCGGCTACGCGACCGACCGTGGCGTCGAGTGCTACGAGCGCCTCAAGAGCCGCCCGGGCGTGACGCTGTTCGACCCGCAGTCCACCGGCATCACCTTCGCGCTGACCGACAAGGCCCTGCACGACAAGATCCCGCTGCTCACGCTGGGATACGGCCTGTCGATCTCGGCCGACGGCATGGCGTTCCCCTGGAACTTCGAGCTCATGGGCAGCTACTGGACCGGTGCCGACATCCTGGTGCAGCACCTGGGCAAGAAGGAAGGCGGGCTGGACAAGCTCAAGGGCAAGAAGATCGCCCTCGTCTACCACGACTCGCCGTTCGGCAAGGAGCCGATTCCGCTGCTGCAGGAGCGCGCGCGCATGCACGGCTTCGACCTGTCGCTGATTCCGGTCACCGCCCCTGGCGTGGAGCAGAAGGCCGCGTGGCTGCAGGTGCGCCAGCAGCGTCCGGATTACGTGTTCCTCTGGGGCTGGGGCGTGATGAACTCCACCGCCCTGAAGGAAGCGCAGGCCACCGGCTACCCGCGCGAGAAGATGTACGGCGTGTGGTGGGCCGGGGCCGAGCCTGACGTCAAGGACGTGGGCGCGGGCGCCAAGGGCTACAACGCGCTGGCGCTCAACCCCAGCAGCCAGCAACCCAAGGTGATCCAGGACATCCTGAAGTACGTGCACGACAAGGGCCAGGGCACCGGGCCGAAGGATGAAGTCGGCCACGTGCTGTACACCCGCGGCGTGATCATCCAGATGCTCAGCCACGAAGCGGTGCGGCGCGCGCAGGAGCGTTTCGGCAAGGGCAAGGTGATGACCCCCGAGCAGGTGCGCTGGGGCCTGGAGAACCTGAACCTCGACCAGAAGCGGCTCGACGCGCTCGGCTTCAATGGCGTGATGCGGCCGCTGTCCACCAGCTGCACCGACCACCAGGGCTCCACCTGGGCCCGCATCCACACCTGGGACGGCAGCAAGTGGAACTTCTCGAGCGACTGGTACCAGGCCGACGAGCAGATCCTCAAGCCGATGGTCAAGGCCGGCGCCGAGAAGTACCTCGCCGACAAGAAGCTCCAGCGCCGCAATGCGTCGGAGTGCCAGTCCGCGGGCTGACGGCGACGTACCGTTCCCCTCCCGCCCGGCGGGATGGGGGAGCGCGGCGGCTCTGGTGAGCCGCCAATCGAAAGGCCCGGCGCCTTTCGATTGGTGAAGACAACATGGCCACATCCAACATCGTTCTGAACGTCAACGGCATCGAGGTCATCTACAACCACGTGATCCTGGTGCTCAAGGGCGTCTCGCTGCAGGTGCCCGAGGGCGGCATCGTCGCCCTGCTGGGCGGCAACGGTGCCGGCAAGACCACCACGCTGCGCGCCGTCTCCAACCTGCTCAAGGGCGAGCGCGGCGAGGTGACCAAGGGATCGATCGAGCTGCGGGGCGAGCGCATCGAGAACCTGTCGCCGGCCGAGCTGGTGCGGCGCGGCGTGGTGCAGGTGATGGAGGGGCGCCACTGCTTCGCCCACCTGACCATCGAGGAGAACCTGCTGACCGGCGCCTACACGCGCGCCAGCAAGTCCGAGGTCGCAGCCAACCTGGAGAAGGTCTATGCCTACTTCCCGCGCCTGAAGACGCGGCGGACCTCGCAGGCGGCCTACACCTCGGGCGGCGAGCAGCAGATGTGCGCCATCGGCCGGGCGCTGATGGCCAATCCGCGCATGGTGCTGCTGGACGAGCCCTCGATGGGCCTGGCGCCGCAGATCGTCGAGGAGGTGTTCGAGATCGTGAAGGACCTCAACGCCAAGGAAGGGGTCACCTTCCTGCTGGCCGAGCAGAACACCAACATGGCGCTGAAGTACTCCAGCTACGGCTACATCCTGGAGAGCGGCCGCATCGTCATGGACGGCCCGGCCCAGGAGCTGGCGCGCAACGAGGACGTCAAGGAGTTCTACCTGGGCATGGGCGGCGGCGAGCGCAAGAGCTTCCGCGACGTCAAGAGCTACAAGCGGCGCAAGCGCTGGCTGGCATGACTCCCCCCCGAAGCGCCTTCGGCGCCTCCCCCCAAAGGGGGCGCCACCAGCGGCCCGGCGGAGCCGGTTCCGCGGTGGCACTGGAAGGCGGCCGCGGGCATCGCTGCCGTGCAGGTGGCGTGCCGGCAGTGGAGAACCGAGAGCAAGGACGTATTCGATGAGCGAGTTCTTCGACGCGCTGGAAACGCGCGATCCGGCCGAGCGCGAGGCGGCGCTGCTGCGGGCGCTGCCGCGCCAGGTCGCGCATGCGCAGCGGGCATCGGCGGCCCTGGCGCAAATCCTGGACGGCGTGGATGCCGCCGCCGTCACTTCGCGCGCGGCGCTGGCGCGGCTGCCGGTCACGCGCAAGCACGAGCTGCTCGAGCGCCAGCGCGCCCAGGTCGCGAGCGATCCGTTCGGCGGCTTCTCGGCGCTGGTGCGCGGGCCGGCCATGCCGCGCGTGTTCTCGTCGCCCGGCCCGATCTACGAACCGGAGGGCGGCACCCGCGACTACTGGCGCACCGGCCGCGCCCTGTTCGCCGCCGGCTTTCGCTCCGGCGACCTGGTGCACAACGCCTTCAGCTACCACATGACGCCGGGCGCCTTCATCATGGAAGCGGGCGCGCATGCGGTGGGCTGCACGGTGTTCCCGGCCGGCATCGGCCAGACCGAGCAGCAGCTGCAGGCGATCGCCGAACTGCGTCCCAACGGATACACCGGCACGCCGAGCTTCCTGCGGATCCTGGTGGAGAAGGCGCAGGAGGCCGGCGCCGACATCGGCAGCCTGCGCAAGGCACTGACCGGCGGCGAGGCCCTGCCGGCCAGCCTGCGCGACTGGTTCGCCGAGCGTGGCGTCGACGTCTATCAGAGCTACGCCACGGCCGACATCGGCCTGATCGCCTACGAGACCCCGCCCCGCGAGGGGCTGGTGCTGAGCGAGGACATCCTGGTCGAGATCGTGCGCCCCGGCACCGGCGACCCGGTGGCCGAAGGCGAGGTCGGCGAGGTGGTGGTGACCACGCTCAACCCGGCCTACCCGCTGGTGCGCTTCGGCACCGGCGACCTGTCGGCCCTGATGCCGGGCGCCTGCCCGAGCGGGCGCACCAACGCGCGCATCCGGGGCTGGCTGGGTCGCGCCGATCAGACCACCAAGGTGCGCGGCATGTTCGTTCACCCGGCCCAAGTCGCCGAGATCGCGCGCCGTTTCCCCGAGGTCGTCAAGGCGCGGCTGGTGGTCAGCGGCGAGATGGCCAACGACCGGATGACGCTCAAGGTCGAAGCGGCCGCGTGGCCGCAAGGCCTGGACGCGCGCATCGCCGAAGCGATCCGCGACGTCACCAAGCTGCGCGGCGAAGTCGAGTGCCTGGCACCCGGCGCGCTGCCGAACGACGGCAAGGTGATCGAGGATGCCCGCAGCTACCGGTAGCGCGCCGGCCCGCTTTGACGGGCATCAAGCACCGGCGTGGATTCGGGGTTTTCCATCAGGCGACGCTAAGTAATTTCCGCGATGGGCCCGGCAAGACCGCTGCCTATCATGGCGACTCTCTCAGAGGAGCATTCATGAAGCTGCTTTACAAGACCGCTCTGCCGATGGCGCTGCTGGCCGTTGCCGCCACCGCCGGTGCCCAGGACTTCCCGGGCTCCAAGCCCATCACCATCGTCGTGCCGTTCGCCGCCGGCGGACCCACCGACCTGGTGGCACGCCAGCTGGCCGAAGCCATGCGCAAGCCCCTGGGCGGCGCGACGATCCTGGTCGACAACGCAGCCGGCGCCGGCGGCACCATCG
The sequence above is a segment of the Ramlibacter tataouinensis genome. Coding sequences within it:
- a CDS encoding ABC transporter substrate-binding protein encodes the protein MKLRSLLAAALVAGTALASAPAAIAQAKEQFFPLLSYRTGPYAPNGTPWANGKQDYLKMVMARDGGINGVKLTWEECETGYATDRGVECYERLKSRPGVTLFDPQSTGITFALTDKALHDKIPLLTLGYGLSISADGMAFPWNFELMGSYWTGADILVQHLGKKEGGLDKLKGKKIALVYHDSPFGKEPIPLLQERARMHGFDLSLIPVTAPGVEQKAAWLQVRQQRPDYVFLWGWGVMNSTALKEAQATGYPREKMYGVWWAGAEPDVKDVGAGAKGYNALALNPSSQQPKVIQDILKYVHDKGQGTGPKDEVGHVLYTRGVIIQMLSHEAVRRAQERFGKGKVMTPEQVRWGLENLNLDQKRLDALGFNGVMRPLSTSCTDHQGSTWARIHTWDGSKWNFSSDWYQADEQILKPMVKAGAEKYLADKKLQRRNASECQSAG
- a CDS encoding phenylacetate--CoA ligase family protein; the protein is MSEFFDALETRDPAEREAALLRALPRQVAHAQRASAALAQILDGVDAAAVTSRAALARLPVTRKHELLERQRAQVASDPFGGFSALVRGPAMPRVFSSPGPIYEPEGGTRDYWRTGRALFAAGFRSGDLVHNAFSYHMTPGAFIMEAGAHAVGCTVFPAGIGQTEQQLQAIAELRPNGYTGTPSFLRILVEKAQEAGADIGSLRKALTGGEALPASLRDWFAERGVDVYQSYATADIGLIAYETPPREGLVLSEDILVEIVRPGTGDPVAEGEVGEVVVTTLNPAYPLVRFGTGDLSALMPGACPSGRTNARIRGWLGRADQTTKVRGMFVHPAQVAEIARRFPEVVKARLVVSGEMANDRMTLKVEAAAWPQGLDARIAEAIRDVTKLRGEVECLAPGALPNDGKVIEDARSYR
- a CDS encoding branched-chain amino acid ABC transporter permease; its protein translation is MLYRENGQFKTSYRADQQIFPIQQDRIFIGLLLAVAFVVVPGLASDYLFRAILIPFLIMALAALGVNILVGYCGQISLGSGAFMAVGAYGAYNFFVRIPGMPLVPAILLGGLCATAFGILFGLPSLRVKGLYLAVATLAAQFFSDWMFLRVKWLLNDSPSGSVGVTNLQVLGWPIDSAASRYWFCLVFLVVMALLAKNLVRSAIGREWMAIRDMDVAAAVIGIRPMYAKLSAFAVSSFVVGVAGALWAFVYLGTWEPAAFSVDLSFRLLFMVIIGGLGSIMGAFFGAAFIVVLPIVLNQVLPLLASLVGVEFSTTAVSHAELMIFGALIVWFLAVEPHGLARLWSTGKQKLRLWPFPH
- a CDS encoding ABC transporter ATP-binding protein yields the protein MTDVASVLVQEQEPEQAAAPARKLGDVILEVRNISLSFGGVKALTDISFDVREHEIRAIIGPNGAGKSSMLNCINGVYQPQQGSITFRGRTFSHMKSRQVAEMGFARTFQNLALFKGMSVLDNIMTGRNLRIRSNLLLQALRIGPAEREEIRHREYVERIIDFLEIQAYRKTPVGQLPYGLQKRVDLGRALAMEPQVLLLDEPMAGMNLEEKQDMCRFVLDVNDEFGTTVVLIEHDMGVVMDISDRVVVLDYGKKIGDGAPDEVRSNPDVINAYLGTAH
- a CDS encoding ABC transporter ATP-binding protein → MATSNIVLNVNGIEVIYNHVILVLKGVSLQVPEGGIVALLGGNGAGKTTTLRAVSNLLKGERGEVTKGSIELRGERIENLSPAELVRRGVVQVMEGRHCFAHLTIEENLLTGAYTRASKSEVAANLEKVYAYFPRLKTRRTSQAAYTSGGEQQMCAIGRALMANPRMVLLDEPSMGLAPQIVEEVFEIVKDLNAKEGVTFLLAEQNTNMALKYSSYGYILESGRIVMDGPAQELARNEDVKEFYLGMGGGERKSFRDVKSYKRRKRWLA
- a CDS encoding branched-chain amino acid ABC transporter permease, yielding MGFFLETLLGGLMAGMLYSLVALGFVLIFKASGVFNFAQGAMVLFGALAMARFAEWIPGWTGIESKLVANVAAFMVAGAIMFAVAWLVERLVLRHLVNQEAATLLMATLGIAYFLEGVGQTLFGSNIYKIDIGMPKDPVIAFDQVFEGGILINKEDLIAALIAAALVALLTVFFQKTSTGRALRAVADDHQAAQSIGIPLSRIWVIVWCVAGIVALVAGMIWGSKLGVQFSLTTVALRALPVLILGGLTSVPGAIIGGLIIGVGEKLSEVYIGPLVGGGIEIWFAYVLALGFLLIRPQGLFGEKIIDRV